Proteins co-encoded in one Candidatus Methylomirabilis sp. genomic window:
- a CDS encoding cytochrome b/b6 domain-containing protein gives MEGPELARAAEGRAPVIVRFSATERAFHWSIALPTLVLLLSGLFLRFGWLQALMLGYDRRVGLRLHLLAGVAVLLLPVLVALLGDRRVLRRTGRALVQMDSADRRFLWDLPRWLRNDPDAGGEVGQFNGGQKLNTLVTGLSLLLATATGLFLWIFPPRSSLGAAVAFLHEVTTYILLPVVAGHLTMALVHPRTRESLRGILFGFVDAEWARRHHPRWYRDVAGKASGPDEGAGKTKPRRNTPSPGVSVGSCCDGT, from the coding sequence TTGGAAGGGCCTGAGCTGGCCCGCGCGGCCGAGGGCCGCGCGCCCGTCATCGTCCGGTTCAGCGCCACGGAGCGGGCCTTCCACTGGAGCATCGCCCTCCCGACGCTCGTCCTCCTCCTGAGCGGCCTCTTCCTGCGCTTCGGCTGGCTCCAGGCGCTCATGCTGGGTTACGACCGGCGGGTCGGGCTACGCCTGCACCTGCTGGCGGGTGTGGCCGTCCTTCTCCTCCCCGTTCTGGTCGCGCTGCTCGGTGACCGTCGAGTCCTGCGTCGGACCGGCCGGGCCCTCGTACAGATGGACAGCGCCGACCGGCGCTTTCTCTGGGACCTGCCCCGCTGGCTCAGGAACGACCCGGATGCGGGGGGAGAGGTCGGCCAGTTCAACGGCGGGCAGAAACTGAACACCCTCGTGACCGGTCTCAGCCTTCTCCTCGCGACCGCGACGGGCCTCTTCCTCTGGATCTTCCCGCCCCGCTCGAGCCTAGGGGCTGCAGTCGCCTTCCTTCACGAGGTTACCACCTATATCCTGCTCCCGGTGGTGGCCGGACACCTCACCATGGCCCTGGTGCACCCGCGCACCCGGGAGTCCCTCCGGGGCATCCTGTTCGGGTTCGTAGATGCCGAGTGGGCCCGCCGCCACCATCCCCGCTGGTACCGGGACGTGGCGGGGAAGGCATCCGGACCGGACGAGGGGGCGGGGAAAACAAAACCCCGGAGGAACACTCCTTCCCCCGGGGTGTCGGTCGGCTCCTGCTGCGACGGGACCTAG
- a CDS encoding formate dehydrogenase accessory protein FdhE, producing the protein MLREYPWENVVRALELLKRRRPPLGELLSFHGQVLEAQHQTVAEIDVGALAGPEALGRLREGAPVAAPAALPVDWAATEALFWRLAPLMQARAGAPAGAVAQSLKSGECGLRDLVQDWLAGGEEVARLTDAHGLPEALLPFWLQASLRPSLEAVAARLQPLAEEAEWSRGLCPVCGSPPATAEHRGQDTTAHRYLHCGLCGCQWRFRRGECPFCGNRDHQRLILLFDEADKRCQLEACRACRRALKLIDNKDFFGLIPWLEDLGSPHLELIAAERGFSMAPVRPGEPEPGPAVTPGPGGRERGEG; encoded by the coding sequence ATGCTGAGGGAGTACCCCTGGGAGAACGTCGTCCGGGCCCTGGAATTATTGAAGCGGCGGCGGCCGCCCCTGGGAGAGTTGCTGAGCTTCCACGGACAGGTTCTGGAGGCCCAGCACCAGACGGTCGCCGAGATTGACGTCGGGGCCCTGGCGGGGCCGGAGGCGCTTGGGCGGCTCCGGGAGGGAGCCCCCGTCGCCGCACCGGCAGCGCTGCCGGTAGACTGGGCGGCCACGGAGGCGCTCTTCTGGCGCCTCGCGCCCCTGATGCAGGCCAGGGCAGGCGCGCCGGCGGGTGCGGTCGCGCAGTCGCTGAAAAGTGGGGAATGCGGCCTCCGAGACCTCGTCCAGGATTGGCTCGCGGGCGGGGAAGAGGTGGCGCGCCTCACCGACGCCCACGGGCTGCCGGAAGCCCTCCTCCCGTTCTGGCTTCAGGCGAGCCTCCGCCCGAGCCTGGAGGCCGTCGCGGCCCGCCTGCAGCCCCTGGCAGAGGAAGCCGAGTGGTCGCGGGGGCTCTGCCCGGTGTGCGGGTCGCCTCCGGCCACCGCGGAGCACCGGGGGCAAGACACCACCGCGCACCGCTACCTGCACTGCGGATTGTGTGGCTGCCAGTGGCGGTTCCGCCGGGGGGAGTGCCCGTTCTGCGGGAACCGGGACCACCAGCGGCTGATTCTGCTGTTCGACGAGGCGGACAAGCGGTGCCAGCTGGAGGCGTGTCGCGCGTGCCGGCGGGCGCTGAAGCTGATTGACAACAAGGATTTCTTCGGATTGATTCCCTGGCTGGAGGACCTGGGGAGCCCCCACCTGGAACTGATCGCGGCCGAACGCGGGTTCAGCATGGCCCCGGTTCGGCCAGGGGAGCCAGAGCCGGGTCCGGCGGTCACCCCGGGTCCCGGGGGCAGAGAAAGGGGTGAGGGATGA
- the nrfD gene encoding NrfD/PsrC family molybdoenzyme membrane anchor subunit, whose translation MTQPPEWPWLIDLYFFLGGIAGASYVLAAIADNFGSAEDRGMVRIGYLLAFAIAPVIALILIVDLGMPQRFFHMLWVPKPSTAIGEGAINILGFHFKPYSPMSVGAWGLGIFGAFAAAGAYLSWNERPDSVGLRRTLGLFGGLFAFFLAAYTGQLISATAQPLWMDSRLGGALFLVVAASGAGATLALILQLREGGPARTLAKLRRTYTWCLILQAVVLAAYLWNVSGGTPKTARALQLLLSGSYALPFWGGAVILGLAVPLILEFRDGFPGGYRQPAGATLTAAAILILLGGFLTKFLIFAAGQALGVTA comes from the coding sequence ATGACCCAGCCACCCGAGTGGCCCTGGCTGATTGACCTCTACTTCTTCCTGGGCGGGATCGCGGGGGCGTCCTACGTCCTGGCCGCCATCGCCGACAACTTCGGGTCGGCGGAAGACCGGGGGATGGTCCGGATCGGCTATCTCCTCGCCTTCGCCATCGCCCCCGTCATCGCGCTCATCCTGATCGTTGACCTCGGAATGCCCCAGCGGTTCTTCCACATGCTCTGGGTCCCCAAGCCCTCGACGGCCATCGGGGAGGGGGCGATCAACATCCTGGGATTCCACTTCAAGCCCTACTCCCCCATGAGCGTGGGCGCATGGGGCCTGGGGATCTTCGGCGCCTTCGCGGCGGCCGGGGCCTACCTGAGCTGGAACGAGCGGCCGGACAGCGTCGGCCTCCGCCGGACGCTGGGCCTCTTTGGGGGCCTCTTTGCCTTCTTCCTGGCGGCGTACACCGGCCAGTTGATCTCCGCGACGGCTCAGCCCCTCTGGATGGATAGCCGGCTGGGCGGGGCGCTCTTCCTGGTGGTGGCCGCCAGCGGGGCAGGGGCGACGCTGGCCCTGATCCTCCAGCTCCGGGAGGGAGGGCCGGCCCGGACCCTCGCCAAGCTCCGGCGGACCTACACCTGGTGCCTGATCCTCCAGGCGGTGGTGCTCGCGGCCTACCTCTGGAACGTATCGGGGGGCACTCCAAAGACCGCGCGAGCGCTCCAGCTCCTGCTCAGCGGGTCCTACGCGCTGCCGTTCTGGGGCGGCGCCGTGATCCTCGGGTTGGCCGTCCCCCTGATCCTGGAGTTCCGCGATGGATTCCCCGGGGGATACCGCCAACCGGCGGGGGCGACCCTCACGGCAGCCGCCATCTTGATCCTGCTGGGTGGGTTCCTGACGAAGTTCCTGATCTTCGCCGCGGGGCAGGCCCTGGGGGTGACGGCGTGA
- a CDS encoding 4Fe-4S dicluster domain-containing protein, with protein sequence MARALAMFTDTSVCIGCRACQVACKQWNQLTWEEPVWTGSYQNHPHFTDKTWRLVRFVEKKDAKGDPKWLLMSDVCKHCVQAGCLEACPTGAIYRTEFGTVNVNQDICNGCRYCVSACPFGVISFNTGTGRVNKCTFCNDRIHEGMPTACAKTCPTESIQFGYRDELAEKARKRLEVLRQQGEMDAQLYGVDDDVVGGLNAFFLLLDKPEVYGLPPKPVSLPQRKVPLDSGWSILSAVGVAIGAVVAFRERGQSR encoded by the coding sequence ATGGCCAGAGCCCTGGCGATGTTCACCGACACCTCAGTCTGCATCGGCTGCCGGGCCTGCCAGGTCGCGTGCAAGCAGTGGAACCAGCTCACCTGGGAGGAGCCGGTCTGGACCGGGAGCTACCAGAACCACCCCCACTTCACCGACAAGACCTGGCGGCTCGTCCGGTTCGTCGAGAAGAAGGACGCCAAGGGAGACCCGAAGTGGCTCCTGATGTCCGACGTCTGCAAGCACTGCGTGCAGGCCGGCTGCCTGGAGGCCTGCCCGACCGGGGCCATCTACCGGACGGAGTTCGGCACGGTCAACGTGAACCAGGACATCTGCAATGGCTGCCGGTACTGCGTCTCGGCCTGCCCCTTCGGGGTCATCTCCTTCAACACCGGGACGGGGCGGGTCAACAAGTGTACCTTCTGCAACGACCGGATCCACGAGGGCATGCCCACCGCCTGCGCGAAGACCTGCCCGACCGAGTCCATCCAGTTCGGGTACCGTGACGAGCTGGCGGAGAAGGCGCGCAAGCGGCTGGAGGTCCTGCGCCAGCAGGGGGAGATGGACGCCCAGCTCTACGGCGTGGATGACGACGTGGTGGGCGGGCTCAACGCTTTCTTCCTCCTCCTGGACAAGCCGGAGGTCTACGGCCTGCCCCCGAAGCCGGTGTCGCTCCCGCAGCGGAAGGTCCCCCTGGACTCCGGGTGGAGCATCCTCTCGGCCGTCGGCGTGGCCATCGGCGCCGTCGTGGCCTTCCGCGAGCGCGGGCAGTCCAGGTAA
- a CDS encoding formate dehydrogenase accessory sulfurtransferase FdhD gives MPIIYRYRSKDFTPEEVGVVREQPFTIVVNGRELATLMSTPVKLDCLVLGFLAFEGIIRGLEDIAHLEVNPEEGLAEIRLRGSFTPPKRQIYTSGCSGGVTFSNTLLDHAPVLLERTLDPDRVFPLMRLLYEAATLYQQTRGVHAAALADDEKLLIVAEDVGRHNA, from the coding sequence ATGCCCATCATCTACCGGTACAGGAGCAAGGATTTCACCCCCGAGGAGGTCGGGGTGGTCCGCGAGCAGCCCTTCACCATCGTGGTGAATGGCCGCGAGCTGGCCACCCTGATGAGCACCCCGGTCAAGCTGGATTGCCTGGTGCTGGGGTTCCTGGCCTTCGAGGGGATCATCCGCGGCCTGGAGGACATCGCGCACCTGGAAGTCAACCCGGAGGAGGGGTTGGCCGAGATTCGGCTCCGGGGCTCCTTCACGCCGCCGAAGCGCCAGATCTACACCTCCGGGTGCAGCGGCGGTGTGACCTTTTCGAACACCCTGCTGGACCACGCCCCGGTCCTCCTGGAGCGGACGCTGGACCCCGACAGGGTCTTCCCCCTGATGCGCCTCCTGTACGAGGCCGCCACCCTGTACCAGCAGACGCGAGGGGTCCACGCCGCCGCGCTCGCCGACGACGAGAAGCTCCTCATCGTGGCCGAGGACGTGGGCCGGCACAACGCC